In the Candidatus Palauibacter scopulicola genome, one interval contains:
- a CDS encoding mechanosensitive ion channel family protein, protein MGLDQTIYGNTLSTWLLAAGTYALTTLALWLLERYALRAFARFASQTRTSLDDLVADVLGETKFGLILFVALFAASLVLELDTVVALVIRRAAVIAIVVQGGIWASAAIAFWVRRFVDATAGEDAEAVTMVGALSFVGRLAVWSVVLLLILDNLGVEVAALLAGLGIGGIAVALAAQNVLGDLLASLSIILDKPFVIGDFLVIGEFQGSVEHIGLKTTRLRSLGGEQLILGNSDVINTRIRNLGRMEDRRGALKIGVTYDTPRDLLAQIPGWIEEIVEAQEETRFDRCHLSGFADSAIEFDTIFYMTVPEYARFMDAKQAVLLAIHERFDRHGVEFAYPTQVVYTIPGRSTSDAR, encoded by the coding sequence ATGGGCCTGGACCAGACGATCTACGGAAACACGCTTTCGACCTGGCTGCTCGCGGCCGGCACCTACGCCCTCACGACCCTCGCGCTGTGGCTTCTCGAACGCTATGCGCTGCGGGCGTTCGCGCGCTTCGCGAGCCAGACCCGCACCTCGCTGGACGATCTCGTCGCGGACGTGCTCGGCGAGACGAAGTTCGGACTCATCCTCTTCGTCGCGCTCTTCGCCGCCTCGCTCGTGCTCGAACTCGATACCGTCGTGGCGCTCGTGATTCGCCGCGCCGCGGTCATCGCCATCGTCGTCCAGGGCGGCATCTGGGCGAGCGCCGCGATCGCCTTCTGGGTGCGGCGGTTCGTGGACGCCACTGCGGGCGAGGACGCGGAGGCCGTGACCATGGTCGGGGCGCTCTCCTTCGTGGGCCGGCTCGCCGTGTGGTCCGTCGTCCTCCTCCTCATCCTCGACAACCTCGGCGTCGAAGTGGCGGCCCTGCTGGCGGGCCTCGGCATCGGCGGCATCGCCGTCGCCCTCGCGGCGCAGAACGTCCTCGGAGACCTGCTCGCATCGCTCTCCATCATCCTCGACAAGCCCTTCGTCATCGGCGACTTCCTCGTCATCGGCGAGTTCCAGGGGTCGGTGGAGCACATCGGTCTCAAGACGACCCGGCTGCGGAGTCTGGGGGGCGAGCAACTCATCCTCGGGAACAGCGACGTGATCAACACCCGCATCCGCAACCTGGGGCGCATGGAGGACCGGCGCGGCGCGCTGAAGATCGGCGTCACCTACGACACGCCGCGCGACCTCCTGGCGCAGATCCCCGGCTGGATCGAGGAGATCGTGGAGGCGCAGGAGGAGACTCGCTTCGACCGTTGCCACCTGTCGGGCTTCGCGGACTCCGCGATTGAGTTCGACACCATCTTCTACATGACCGTCCCGGAGTATGCCCGTTTCATGGACGCCAAGCAGGCGGTGCTGCTGGCGATCCACGAACGGTTCGATCGGCACGGCGTCGAATTCGCGTACCCGACGCAAGTCGTTTACACGATTCCGGGGCGCTCGACGTCGGACGCTCGTTGA
- a CDS encoding thioredoxin domain-containing protein, with product MPDSGPRPNRLAREKSPYLLQHAFNPVDWLPWGEEAFALARAEDRPIFLSIGYATCHWCHVMERESFEDEDVAALLNRDFVPIKVDREERPDIDGVYMTACQLMTGQGGWPLTIVMTPDKQPFFAGTYFPRESVAGRAGMLDLLPRLASVWRERRADAEAAGASALAAIREVEVRGLGSGEGALDEETLRRGFSDLRARFDPHQGGFSRAPKFPAPHQLLFLLRWSDRTGDRRGVEMVEKTLVSMRRGGVFDHVGYGFHRYSTDARWLVPHFEKMLYDQALLAMAYTELWQVTGDEAHRRVALEICEYVARDLTDAEGGFHSAEDADSEGREGAFYVWTRDEFDEVMTRALGEEAAGLARRAFGVEARGNFADEASGLRTGENILHAAETPADIAAALGEDAGRVEERLEEARRVLFKQRETRERPLLDDKILTDWNGLMIAALARSGLAFGDETLVGAAARAADFILRQLRDAEGRLLHRYREGDAAIPAGAADHACLIWGLIELYGATFDPRWLRAGRDLLDPLLERFWDPERLGVFNVDAAQRDVPVRQKELYDGATPSANATTWYVLLRLGRLTGDLDLLDRAESLRGALAGPVGGAPSAHTMSLVALDLALGPAQEVVVTGDPGDPGTQRMLAALAGRYAPRTAVLFKPAGRPTDASEAPGGTAGDPLAEVAPFTAPHDLLDGKATAYVCTGFACRRPTTNIQEMMEQLA from the coding sequence ATGCCTGATTCCGGCCCCCGCCCCAACCGACTTGCGCGGGAGAAGAGTCCCTACCTTCTCCAGCACGCCTTCAATCCCGTGGACTGGCTTCCGTGGGGGGAAGAGGCCTTCGCGCTCGCCCGTGCCGAGGACCGCCCGATCTTCCTCTCCATTGGGTATGCGACCTGCCACTGGTGCCACGTCATGGAGCGCGAGTCCTTCGAGGATGAGGATGTGGCCGCGCTCCTCAACCGGGACTTCGTGCCGATCAAGGTGGACCGCGAGGAACGGCCGGACATCGACGGCGTTTACATGACGGCGTGCCAACTCATGACGGGGCAGGGGGGATGGCCGCTCACGATCGTGATGACGCCGGACAAGCAGCCCTTCTTCGCCGGCACCTATTTTCCGCGCGAGAGCGTGGCGGGGCGGGCGGGGATGCTGGATCTGCTGCCGCGGCTCGCGTCTGTGTGGCGTGAGCGCCGGGCGGATGCGGAGGCGGCCGGGGCTTCGGCTCTGGCCGCCATCCGGGAGGTCGAGGTCCGCGGGCTCGGTTCCGGGGAGGGCGCGCTCGACGAGGAGACGCTCCGCCGCGGCTTCAGCGACCTGCGGGCCCGCTTCGACCCCCACCAGGGAGGGTTCTCCCGGGCTCCGAAGTTCCCGGCACCGCATCAACTCCTCTTCCTCCTGCGCTGGAGCGACCGCACGGGCGACCGGCGCGGCGTGGAGATGGTGGAGAAGACGCTCGTCTCCATGCGGCGGGGAGGCGTCTTCGACCACGTCGGGTACGGTTTCCACCGCTACTCGACGGACGCCCGCTGGCTCGTCCCCCACTTCGAGAAGATGCTGTACGACCAGGCGCTGCTTGCCATGGCGTACACGGAGCTGTGGCAGGTGACGGGCGACGAGGCGCACCGGAGGGTGGCCCTCGAGATCTGCGAGTACGTGGCGCGCGACCTCACGGACGCGGAGGGCGGCTTCCATTCGGCGGAGGACGCGGACAGCGAGGGGCGCGAAGGGGCGTTCTACGTGTGGACCCGGGACGAGTTCGACGAAGTGATGACGCGGGCGCTGGGGGAGGAGGCGGCCGGGCTCGCGCGACGCGCCTTCGGGGTCGAGGCGCGCGGAAACTTCGCCGACGAGGCGTCGGGGCTCCGGACCGGCGAGAACATCCTGCACGCCGCGGAAACGCCCGCCGACATCGCGGCGGCGCTGGGGGAGGACGCCGGCCGCGTCGAGGAACGGCTGGAGGAGGCGCGCCGCGTCCTGTTCAAGCAGCGGGAGACGCGGGAGCGCCCGCTGCTCGACGACAAGATCCTGACGGACTGGAACGGGCTCATGATCGCGGCGCTGGCGCGGAGCGGCCTCGCCTTCGGCGACGAAACGCTCGTCGGCGCGGCGGCGCGGGCGGCGGACTTCATCCTCCGGCAGTTGCGCGACGCCGAGGGACGGCTCCTCCATCGCTACCGGGAGGGGGACGCGGCGATCCCCGCGGGCGCGGCGGACCACGCCTGCCTCATCTGGGGGCTGATCGAGCTGTACGGGGCGACGTTCGACCCGCGCTGGCTCCGCGCAGGGCGCGACCTGCTCGACCCGCTCCTGGAGCGGTTCTGGGACCCTGAGCGGCTCGGCGTGTTCAACGTGGACGCGGCGCAGCGCGACGTGCCGGTCCGGCAGAAGGAGCTGTACGACGGCGCCACGCCCTCGGCCAACGCCACGACGTGGTACGTGCTCCTCAGGCTGGGCCGGCTCACGGGCGACCTCGACCTCCTGGACCGGGCGGAGTCGCTGCGCGGGGCACTCGCCGGCCCCGTCGGCGGTGCCCCCTCCGCGCACACGATGTCGCTCGTCGCGCTCGATCTCGCGCTGGGCCCGGCGCAGGAAGTCGTCGTGACCGGCGACCCCGGCGACCCTGGCACGCAGCGCATGCTGGCTGCGCTCGCCGGCCGCTACGCGCCGCGCACGGCCGTCCTCTTCAAGCCGGCGGGCCGCCCCACCGATGCGTCCGAAGCGCCCGGCGGGACCGCCGGGGACCCGCTCGCGGAGGTCGCGCCCTTCACCGCGCCGCACGATCTGCTGGACGGGAAGGCGACGGCATACGTTTGCACCGGCTTCGCCTGCCGGCGTCCGACGACCAACATCCAGGAGATGATGGAACAACTCGCCTGA
- a CDS encoding lysylphosphatidylglycerol synthase transmembrane domain-containing protein — MRGRLTVLVGALVSVALLVWALRGVSAAELLRHLGEANVWLLIAATVVATLTFNLRAIRWEILLRASNGSLPFGSRYAAVCIGFMANNVLPGRLGEFVRAYSLSRITPVPLSAALASLVVERLLDAIVLMVFLVPAFFIVGVDEAASGTLRDLFTLGVVLVSASLLALALLVRSPDRFLRLAARWSRRVAPDRVANRIMDVLSAFVDGLGALRHAHVFARAMLWSFAVWAWNAASFYLGFLAFGIVGPGFLGALVLQTTISFAVAIPSTPGFFGPFEAAARVALELHQIEPARIISFAAGYHILTFLPITVLGIWYMRRLGISRRELGRSEAPGPETSTPETSAPEASA, encoded by the coding sequence GTGAGAGGCCGTCTCACAGTCCTCGTCGGCGCCCTCGTCTCCGTCGCGCTTCTGGTCTGGGCGCTGCGGGGCGTCTCGGCGGCCGAACTCCTCCGACACCTGGGCGAGGCGAACGTCTGGCTGCTCATCGCTGCGACGGTCGTGGCCACGCTCACCTTCAACCTCCGCGCGATACGGTGGGAGATCCTCCTCCGCGCCTCGAACGGAAGTCTGCCGTTCGGTTCGCGCTACGCGGCCGTGTGCATCGGCTTCATGGCGAACAACGTCCTGCCCGGCCGGCTCGGAGAGTTCGTCCGCGCCTACTCGCTGTCGCGGATCACCCCGGTGCCCCTGAGCGCCGCGCTCGCCTCGCTCGTCGTGGAGCGCCTGCTCGACGCAATCGTCCTCATGGTGTTCCTCGTCCCCGCCTTCTTCATCGTCGGGGTGGACGAAGCCGCCTCCGGGACGCTGCGGGACCTGTTCACCCTGGGGGTCGTCCTCGTCTCCGCGAGCCTGCTCGCGCTCGCCCTCCTCGTCCGCTCGCCGGACCGCTTCCTCCGGCTGGCGGCCAGGTGGTCCCGCCGGGTCGCGCCCGACCGCGTCGCCAACCGCATCATGGACGTGCTCTCCGCGTTCGTGGACGGCCTCGGGGCGCTGCGCCACGCGCACGTCTTCGCCCGCGCGATGCTGTGGTCGTTCGCCGTCTGGGCCTGGAACGCCGCCTCGTTCTATCTCGGGTTTCTCGCCTTCGGCATCGTCGGCCCGGGGTTCCTCGGCGCGCTCGTCCTCCAGACGACGATCAGTTTCGCGGTCGCGATCCCGTCCACGCCGGGGTTCTTCGGACCGTTCGAGGCGGCCGCCCGCGTCGCGCTCGAACTCCACCAGATCGAGCCCGCGAGGATCATCAGCTTCGCCGCGGGCTACCACATCCTCACCTTCCTGCCCATCACGGTGCTGGGGATTTGGTACATGCGGCGCCTCGGAATCAGCCGCCGCGAACTGGGGCGGAGCGAGGCCCCGGGCCCGGAGACGTCGACCCCGGAGACTTCGGCCCCGGAGGCCTCGGCGTGA
- a CDS encoding pyridoxine 5'-phosphate synthase has translation MANSSFSHLVDCRLCVNIDHVATVRQARGTDEPDPVRAAVLAELGGANGITVHLREDRRHIQDRDVELLLATVRTFVNLELAAEEEVLALAESWRPAQATLVPEKREELTTEGGLDLSVDPARIAAAVARLQDAGIRTSLFIDPDPASVDASAEAGAAAIELHTGEYANAPDRASADRELSRLEEAAMRAEGAGLAVHAGHGLTYENVQPVAAILECEELNIGHSIVSRSVLVGIERAVLEMSELVREARG, from the coding sequence ATGGCGAACAGCAGCTTCTCGCATCTGGTCGATTGCCGGCTCTGCGTGAACATCGATCACGTGGCGACCGTCCGGCAGGCGCGCGGCACGGACGAGCCCGACCCGGTGCGGGCCGCCGTCCTCGCCGAACTCGGGGGCGCGAACGGGATCACCGTGCACCTCCGCGAGGACCGCCGGCACATCCAGGACCGTGATGTGGAACTCCTGCTGGCGACCGTCCGCACCTTCGTCAACCTCGAACTCGCGGCCGAGGAGGAGGTGCTCGCCCTCGCCGAGAGCTGGCGCCCGGCTCAGGCCACGCTCGTGCCCGAGAAGAGGGAGGAACTGACGACCGAAGGCGGGCTCGACCTGTCCGTCGATCCCGCCCGCATCGCCGCCGCCGTGGCGCGGCTCCAGGACGCCGGGATCCGCACGTCGCTTTTCATCGACCCCGATCCCGCCTCCGTCGACGCCTCGGCCGAGGCGGGTGCGGCGGCGATCGAACTTCACACCGGCGAATACGCCAACGCCCCGGACCGGGCGAGCGCCGACCGTGAACTCTCGCGGCTGGAGGAGGCGGCGATGCGGGCCGAGGGCGCCGGCCTCGCGGTGCACGCCGGACACGGGCTCACCTACGAGAACGTCCAGCCGGTGGCGGCGATCCTGGAGTGCGAGGAACTCAACATCGGCCACTCGATCGTGAGCCGCTCCGTGCTCGTGGGGATCGAACGCGCGGTGCTCGAGATGTCGGAACTCGTGCGCGAGGCGCGCGGGTGA
- the hflX gene encoding GTPase HflX — MRSDEATERAVLVGAPPRDMPQETVDEHLEELARLAGTAGADVRGAVVQRLRTPNASTYIGKGKVESLGRALREHDATLAIFDEELTPAQGANLETALGVRALDRTELILDIFALRARTSEAKLQVELAQLQYMRTRLKRMWTHLSREGGGIGARGPGEQQIETDRRLIDRRLARLRRKLDHIARARVTQRRARSEQFTVALTGYTNAGKSSILRALSGSDVFVEDRLFATVDSATRVCDLEGPGPILLTDTVGFIRKLPHHLVASFRATMEELAEADLLLHVIDASSPSRDEQREAVEEVLAEAGVADRPVIEVFNKIDRLTHEEERALRERAAADGRPHVLTSVVERGGLQPLREALQAAMRARLETVRVSLPAGDGARLAEAYREGEVLERAYEAGCVVIVARVPAGVAGRWRESGLVVERADAA, encoded by the coding sequence GTGAGGTCGGACGAGGCGACGGAACGCGCGGTGCTCGTGGGGGCGCCGCCGCGCGACATGCCCCAGGAGACGGTGGACGAACACCTCGAGGAACTCGCCCGTCTCGCCGGGACGGCGGGAGCCGATGTCCGGGGCGCCGTCGTCCAGCGGCTGCGCACGCCGAACGCCTCGACCTACATCGGCAAGGGGAAGGTCGAAAGCCTGGGGCGGGCGCTCCGGGAGCACGACGCGACGCTCGCCATCTTCGACGAGGAACTCACGCCGGCCCAGGGCGCGAACCTCGAAACCGCGCTCGGCGTGCGCGCGCTCGACCGGACCGAACTCATCCTCGACATCTTCGCGCTCCGGGCCCGGACCTCGGAAGCGAAGCTCCAGGTCGAACTCGCCCAGCTTCAGTACATGCGGACACGGTTGAAGCGGATGTGGACCCACCTCTCGCGAGAGGGCGGAGGCATCGGCGCGCGCGGGCCCGGGGAGCAGCAGATCGAAACCGACCGCCGGCTCATCGACCGGCGCCTGGCCCGGCTGCGGCGCAAGCTCGACCACATCGCGCGGGCGCGCGTCACGCAGCGCCGGGCGCGGAGCGAGCAGTTCACCGTGGCGCTCACGGGCTATACGAACGCGGGCAAGTCCTCCATCCTGCGCGCGCTGTCGGGCTCCGACGTCTTCGTGGAGGACCGGCTGTTCGCGACGGTGGACTCGGCGACCCGGGTTTGCGATCTCGAAGGTCCGGGCCCGATCCTCCTCACCGACACGGTCGGGTTCATCCGGAAGCTGCCGCACCATCTCGTGGCGTCCTTCCGGGCGACTATGGAGGAACTCGCCGAAGCGGACCTCCTCCTGCACGTGATCGACGCCTCGTCGCCGAGCCGGGACGAGCAGCGCGAGGCCGTGGAGGAGGTGCTGGCGGAGGCCGGCGTGGCGGACCGTCCCGTGATCGAGGTCTTCAACAAGATCGACCGGCTCACGCACGAGGAGGAGCGGGCGCTGCGCGAGCGGGCCGCGGCGGACGGTCGGCCGCACGTCCTGACCTCCGTCGTGGAGAGGGGCGGGCTGCAGCCGTTGCGCGAGGCCCTTCAAGCCGCGATGAGGGCCCGCCTCGAGACGGTGCGGGTGAGCCTGCCGGCCGGGGACGGCGCGCGGCTCGCCGAGGCGTACCGGGAGGGCGAGGTGCTGGAGCGCGCGTACGAAGCGGGGTGCGTGGTCATCGTGGCCCGCGTGCCCGCCGGAGTGGCCGGCCGCTGGCGCGAGAGCGGCCTGGTCGTGGAGCGGGCCGACGCCGCCTGA
- a CDS encoding replication-associated recombination protein A translates to MTDEPSLFAGVEPPAARPGAPADAGGPGDAGAPDAGLADAPLAARMRPRTLEAFVGQPKLVGEGRPLRQLIESGRVPSLIFWGPPGTGKTTLAGLLAGRMEAAFVPFSAVTDGIPRVRRVLEEAKARRAATGRGTVLFVDEIHRFNRAQQDALLPHVERGAVTLIGATTENPSFEVVGPLLSRTRVFVLEPLAPEDVAEICARALRDRERGLGATGLSIEEDALARLGIESDGDARRALNALETAADLAGVAGAPAISADHVAAALQKRFARYDKSGEEHFNLISALHKAVRGSDADAALYWLARMLDGGEDPMYLARRIVRMAAEDVGLADPGALAVTIAARDAYHFLGSPEGDLALAQAVTYLAIAPKSNAVYRAFGGAARAARETPAEPVPFHIRNAPTRLMKELGYGSGYRYDHDEADGVAAQSYLPESLRGGRWYDPAGRGWEAEARRRLEAIRASRARAAAEVAGAETMEEDRSTE, encoded by the coding sequence ATGACTGACGAGCCGAGCCTGTTCGCCGGCGTGGAACCGCCCGCCGCCCGTCCCGGCGCCCCTGCGGATGCGGGCGGGCCGGGGGACGCCGGGGCTCCGGACGCCGGCCTGGCCGACGCGCCGCTCGCCGCCCGCATGCGGCCGCGGACGCTGGAGGCGTTCGTCGGGCAGCCGAAGCTCGTCGGCGAGGGCCGGCCGCTACGCCAGCTCATCGAGAGCGGACGCGTTCCCAGCCTCATCTTCTGGGGCCCGCCGGGCACGGGGAAGACCACGCTCGCCGGGCTGCTGGCCGGCCGGATGGAAGCCGCGTTCGTCCCCTTCTCCGCCGTGACCGACGGCATCCCCCGCGTCCGCCGCGTGCTCGAGGAGGCGAAGGCGCGCCGCGCCGCCACCGGCCGCGGCACCGTTCTCTTCGTCGATGAGATCCACCGCTTCAACCGGGCGCAGCAGGACGCCCTCCTTCCGCACGTCGAGCGCGGCGCCGTCACCCTCATCGGGGCCACGACGGAGAACCCCAGCTTCGAGGTCGTGGGCCCGCTCCTCTCGCGTACCCGCGTCTTCGTCCTCGAGCCGCTGGCGCCGGAGGATGTCGCGGAGATCTGCGCCCGGGCGCTGCGCGACCGGGAGCGCGGACTCGGAGCCACGGGTCTCTCCATCGAGGAGGACGCCCTGGCCCGGCTCGGCATCGAGTCGGACGGAGACGCCCGCCGCGCCCTCAACGCGCTCGAGACGGCGGCGGACCTGGCCGGCGTCGCCGGCGCCCCCGCGATCTCCGCGGATCACGTGGCCGCGGCGCTGCAGAAACGGTTCGCGCGCTACGACAAGTCGGGCGAGGAGCACTTCAACCTCATCTCCGCCCTGCACAAGGCCGTGCGCGGCTCGGACGCGGACGCCGCGCTCTACTGGCTCGCGCGGATGCTGGACGGCGGCGAGGACCCCATGTACCTGGCGCGGCGCATCGTGCGCATGGCCGCCGAGGATGTCGGACTCGCGGATCCCGGCGCGCTGGCGGTTACGATCGCGGCGCGCGACGCGTACCACTTTCTCGGCAGCCCCGAAGGAGACCTGGCGCTGGCGCAGGCGGTGACCTACCTGGCGATCGCCCCGAAGTCGAACGCGGTCTACCGGGCGTTCGGCGGCGCAGCCCGGGCGGCGCGCGAAACGCCGGCCGAGCCCGTCCCGTTCCATATCCGGAACGCGCCCACGCGGCTCATGAAGGAACTCGGGTACGGATCGGGGTATCGCTACGATCACGACGAGGCAGACGGCGTGGCCGCCCAGTCCTACCTTCCGGAGTCGCTGCGCGGAGGCCGCTGGTACGATCCGGCGGGGCGCGGCTGGGAAGCGGAGGCGAGGCGCAGGCTCGAAGCGATCCGCGCCAGCCGGGCGCGGGCGGCGGCGGAAGTGGCGGGGGCCGAGACCATGGAGGAGGATCGATCGACAGAGTGA
- a CDS encoding SDR family NAD(P)-dependent oxidoreductase codes for MTATVPGLPGLAGKRVLVTGGSRGIGRATARCLAASGASVGIAYHRAEADARRAVEEAYALAPDGRHWCAGADLAEPAECRTLFECADAEFGGLDGFVGNAGIWNVDARPIESLEADEWRHMIETNLTSIYAGTREAALRMRPDGRIVLVSSTASQRGEAEHSHYAASKGAINAFCKSVATELGPRSINVNAVAPGWVDTDMSSPALQGEAGRAALALIPLGRVATAEDIAGPICFLLSDAARHITGEILNVNGGSVLCG; via the coding sequence ATGACAGCGACGGTGCCGGGGTTGCCCGGTCTCGCGGGCAAGCGCGTGCTCGTTACCGGTGGCTCGCGCGGGATCGGACGCGCCACCGCGCGGTGCCTCGCGGCGTCGGGCGCGTCCGTCGGTATCGCCTACCACCGGGCGGAAGCCGACGCGCGGCGGGCGGTCGAGGAGGCGTACGCGCTCGCCCCCGACGGGCGCCACTGGTGCGCCGGCGCGGATCTGGCCGAGCCCGCCGAGTGCCGGACCCTGTTCGAGTGCGCGGACGCCGAGTTCGGCGGACTGGACGGGTTCGTCGGCAACGCCGGCATCTGGAACGTGGACGCGCGGCCCATCGAGTCGCTCGAGGCGGACGAGTGGCGACACATGATCGAGACCAACCTCACGTCGATCTACGCGGGCACGCGCGAGGCGGCGCTTCGCATGCGGCCGGACGGAAGAATCGTCCTCGTCTCCTCCACGGCGTCCCAGCGGGGTGAGGCGGAGCACAGCCACTACGCCGCGTCCAAGGGGGCGATCAACGCGTTCTGCAAATCGGTCGCGACCGAACTCGGCCCAAGGTCGATCAACGTGAACGCCGTCGCCCCCGGCTGGGTCGACACGGACATGTCGTCGCCGGCGCTTCAGGGAGAGGCCGGCCGCGCCGCGCTGGCCCTCATCCCGCTCGGCCGCGTCGCAACGGCCGAAGACATCGCCGGACCCATCTGCTTCCTCCTCTCCGACGCGGCGCGGCACATCACGGGCGAGATCCTCAACGTGAACGGCGGCAGTGTGCTGTGCGGCTGA